aagcatttggggggggggtctcacagCCAGCAAGACACCCGGCTacactttgcattttctaaatgaatgcaaagtgctctctgattggacaaggtcaCCACTCCGCCTCTCCACCTTgttcaatcagagaacactttgcatttattCAGAGAATGCAAAGCATTATCGGAATGCCCAAGTGGCCAACCTCCTGTGTTTAGAATGTAGCAGGCCAGCCGCTCAGCACAGGATCCAGAAGCCAAtgaagatcactggagtagcagtgTCAGGAATTTTCAGCTTCCAGTGGGATCAGCCAGATATGGTATATACAGAGTTACAGTACCgatgctacaggcatcattcagatatcactgttttCTGCCGGCGactctgtgcacgataagaacgatcatagcatcagttccgccacttgatcattcttataggcggtgggaggggacgtccccccctcccgccaccctcctgtgtttctccgggctctcccgtgccatcggggggcaGAGAACACATTGACTCGTGCCGGCTCACGACgatatctctatgaccgtcggaggcccaggcgcgacgtTGTGACATCACGCTCAGgtaaccggaagtaaacaaagccgcatttgcagctgtcagcatgagatcggtgaccaCCAAACAGCACAGTACCGTGCGGTTTGTTTGCGACACAATTTGCAAACAGAGCACCTGCGCtatattttttgtgcattgaATAGCCAATTGAAATCTGCAACACATAAAAGTGTGCACATTCTAGTGTTAACACAAAATTAGGCTTTGTGAGTTGTGTTGAGCAGCCAATAATACGATCAGGTTTTCTATAGGTCAGCGGCCTTCTCGAAGGCTGGCCACACACATTacacaattttcttgttcaactttcctttagatttaccaaaatcatataatattaggtcaaacctaaacacttttaatttgAATGTAGtcaggtaggcccttgcactacatagttgaaggtaaatctaaaggagatttaataagaaaattgtatagtgtatggccagccttaaccggttaacgcccgccgcatgtacatatacgtccacagaatggcacgcacaggcatatgggcgtacatgtacgtccccgcctttccgcgggtcgggggtccgatcgggaccccccctccgGTACAGGCGGccgtcggtaacccgcggggagcgacctgggacgagggcgcggctattcgtttctagccgccccggagctgaagaacggggagagccgtatgtaaacacggcttccccgtgcttcactgtggcggctgcatcgatcgagtgatcctttttatagggagactcgatcgacgtTAAGTTCattactcgatcgatgacgtcagacctacagccacacccccctacagttgaaaACACCATAGATGAactctaactcctacagcgccccctgtggttaactcccaaactgcaactgtcattttcacaataaacaatgcaatttaaatgcattttttgctgtgaaaatgacaatggtcccaaaaatgtgtcaaaattgtctgaagtcacgaaaaaaatcgctgatcgctgccattagtagtaaaaaaaaaaaaatttataaaaatgcaataaaactatcccctattttgtaaacgctataaattttgcgcaaaccattccgataaacgattattgcgatttttttttccaaaaataggtagaagaatacgtatcggcctaaactgaggaaaaaaaatgtttatatatgtttttgggggatatttattatagcaaaaagtaaaaaatattgcatttgtttcaaaattgtcgctctatttttgtttatagtgcaaaaaataaaaaccgcagaggtgatcaaataccaccaaaagaaagctctatttgtgcggaaaaattatgtttgggagccacgtcgcacgaccgcccaattgtctgttaaagcgacgcagtgccgaatcgcaaaacctggcctgggcaaaattgtccggggcttaagtggttaacaaagattCCCAGGAACAAAACAATTGGAAAGGCTGTCCTGTGTTGGCCAATCTCTGTCCCCACCCCCCTGATCTCTCTGCTGTGTTCTCTATCTGCACTAGTGCTGACAGCTACAGTGTACTGGTTTCCATGGATACTGCTGTTCCAGCTGTTTTTCCCAAACGGAAACGGAAGTGACGCGCGCAGTGTGGACAGAGCGGAGGATGTCAGGCTGATGTGATCTGCCGCTCTGTAGAACGATCACCGGACAGgagcgcagtgcgcatgctcgtcAGCCGGCAGACTACATGAACAAGCAGGACATGGCGGAGGAGGCTCTCTTCCTATTGCTGCACAATGAGATCGTGTCCTGTGTGTACAAGGCGGGCGAGCAGGGCGAAGTGGTGAGCCTCctatgtgtgtgtgatgtcactgagcTTTTATTGTGGCTGCTTAGATTTACAAATATGACATGTTGCAGGTATTGGGTGCTGACACCTTGAGGAAGAACTCTGCTGCACAACCTACGGCGTCTTCCAAATGTGTGCAAAGCTGGACATGAATCCTGGCGCTTTGCATTCAGAAAAAGTTGTGCATTCCTATCAATGAATACAAGACACCTTGCGATTGGAGGCGGTGCTAATCAACATCGCAatctcctccaatcacagaacGCCTTGTATTAATTGAAAAGAACACAAGCCTTTTTCTGAATGGAGGAGGTGCTGAGTGCCTGGTCACCACCCGATTTAACCCTGTAAATGCCGCTCTACTTGTGCGCATTGCATGTGGGTGCGGTGCTGCCCCCCATAGACTCGCATTGGTCACATTCAGCGGCAGTAACACCCACCAAATGCAacatgttgtttaaccacttaagacccggacctttaggcagctaaaggaccaggccagtttttgcgattcggcactgcgtcgctttaactgacaattgcgcggtcgtgcgatgtggctcccaaacaaaattgacgtccttttttttccccacaaatagagctttcttttggtggtatttgatcacctctgcggtttttattttttgcgctataataaacaaaaatagagcgacaattttgaaaaaaaaacaatatttttttgctataataaatatcccccaaaaatatataaaaaaacatttttttcctcagtttaggtttaggccaatacattttttttttttttttttttttttttcgtgaatgcgacattatggcggacacttcggacaattttgacacatttttgggaccattgtcattttcacagcaaaaaatgcatttaaaatgcattgtttattgtgaaaatgacaattgcagtttgggagttaaccacaaggggcgctgaaggggttatgtatgacctcatttgtgtttctaactgtaggggggtgtggctgtaggtgtgacgtcattgattgtgattccctataaaaggtaacacacgatcgatgacggcgccacagtgaagaacggggaagctgtgtttatacacagctctccctgttcttcagctccggggaccgatcgcgggactccagcggcgatcgggtcacggagcttcggaccgggtcgcgggcgcgcgcccgcgacccacggccgggcacttaaagaggacgtgcttgtgcccagccatgccattctgccaaagtatatgtgcaggaggcggtccttgagtggttaaagcgttactaaacccacaacagtaagatcagtgtgtatatgcagtaatgcCGCACGTGTGAACAATGCCTAAAAGTAAGATGTATGAAATGGGGCAGCAGCCAGAGATGGGCACACATCATTAGGTCAAACATTTACTGTGTACATGGGCAACAATCATGGTGGGCCATACTTCAACTCCTATTATAAACTGATACGtgtgaaatgtaaaaatttacagACGTGGCCAAACCTTtatggacatcccattccaaaatgATGGCATTGCCCCCTTTCTGTCTGTGACAGGACAGGCTGTGCGGATTCTGATTGGTTCGGCGCCGCCCATGTGACGGCGccaaccaattagaatgctcctaaaCCTCCTGATGAGGAATTAAGCcaaggggatttctaagcccGGGACCGGTGAGGCCACCATACAAGGTGTCAGAAGGAACGGGTGATCACCGCACTCCAGGTCAGCgggactgggggggaggggggtcctgtgtaagttcaccttacagatttttctgtaaaggtgaatttatcctttaacaAATTCTTAgatttggtggctgcattcgttttcccctttttattttgttaggcggctttcttttctttcctttattatTATCTGGTAATCcaaccagtaagtctgtttttcaaggGAATAAGCTGTTGTGCAAATGTAGAAATGAGAGTGTAAAAAACATTTACCACTGaccgcttttatttattcatgtaaaacctttttccccaaagaaaaaaacattcatgGTAACTGCTGTGTGAGTTtgacttcaatttgttagtgtatccaaatctgctagtacatccaaCATTCCCTTCCTCCCAGACTAACAATGGTGCTACCCAGAatgggggggcactctgatacaAGAGGGGTGTTACTGGCCGGACCCCCAGGGAAAAATAATCTAATAgtctaataattggtaagctgccgtatataaaaatgttggttttgggttcAATATCCCTGTGACAGCCTGTCCCCTTCCTTGTGGAGGTTCTCTCAAGAGACAGTGATCAGGGCTTGCCCCGAGAGCGCTCAAGTGGCCCCACCTGAGAAGTACTTTTGACAGCTGCGAGAACGTCATTCTGGCCCCACCCTCAGGGCTGCACCAGACTTGGCTCCACCCCCCAGTGCTGAATGATCGGGAAGTTTAGGAGTTGTTactactgtgtgtttttttttttttttttttttttttctttacactaaATAAATACAACTCTTTTATTGCAGTAGATCTGTGCTCTCTTGTTCTTCTGCTGTTGGACAtgaaggttaaagtggttgtaaacccattgcaaccactttaacctacaggtaagcctagattatccacttcaataccgggcacttattcACCttactgcccagaccaattttcagcgctgttgcactttgaatgacaattgcgcggtcatacaccactgtacccaaactacatttttataattttgttcccacaaatagagttttcttttggtggtatttgatcacctctgggatttttatttttctgataaaaaataaataaaaaaagaccgacaattttgaaaaaaatgtttttttttggtttcagttacaaaactttgtaaataagtaagttttctccttcactgatggggctgcactgacggacactgataaggcagcactgataggtggcgcagataggcggcacggatgggtgcGGATATGCGgcataggtggcacggatgggcactgatgtactgtaccaaacaataatgcctgccaatcagtgatgcccattgtgggcactgattggcatccattaggggcactgattggcatccctggtggtctagggtggcatacctggtggtctggtggtccagtgtgggcatcctcgggggggggggggggggggctgcgctgataatggatcagcacaaccccccctgtcagaggagcagccgatcggctctcctctactcgcatctgacagacgcaagtgaggaaaagccgatcaccggctcttcctgtttacatcgtgatcagccgtgattgaacacggcagatcacgtggtaaagagtctccatcagactctttacctagaccGGCGTCGATCGCCGCtatgcgtcatatgacgtccggtcaggatattgaaaccactttggcCCCGTTAttttgcataaggcgggcggcacgtggttaaggcttacctgtaggtgcaacaaatgtcttccaaacctaaaaggtttaggagatatttgcagaaaatagcggcaccgatgtctacggcgcatgcaccatagccatcaggcgcactgagcgtgccgcttcAAACAACGATCATGCTGTTGGTGgtagcatgcacgggagtgacgtcatcgctattctggccagtcacagcgccagagcagcaatacccagaagtcactccgggtatcatggtgaCGACGGAGGAGGTCACCCAGGACCGCTGCCGGGGCTTCgaactcaggtaagtaattcataatgagctagtatgctatgcatactagctcattgtgcctttctcttgcaggttttttttatttttttttaggaaatgttTTAGAGGGTTTACCTCTTCTTCAAGGCTTCATGTTAACGGGACATTGTtcaagtcccctccccccacagaatcattccctaggatacacatttaaccccttgatcgcccctagtgttaaccccttccctgccagtcacatttatacagtaatcaatgcatttttatagcatggatcgctgtataaatgtgaatggtcccaaaaaagtgtcaaaagtgtccgatgtgtctgccgcaatatcgcagtcatgataaaaatcgcagattgctgccattagtagaaaaaaaaaaaaaaatgctataaatctatcccctattttgtagacgctataacttttgtgcaaaccaatcaatatatgcttattgcaatttttttttttttaaacaaaaatatgtagaagaatacatatcggcctaaactgaggaaaatgttgtttaaaaaaaaaaaaaaacacgaagaggtgatcaaataccactaaaagaaagctctgtttgtggggaaaaacatatacatattttatttgggcacagtgttgcatgacagcgcaattgtcattcaaagtgtgacagtactgaaagctgaaaaatggcttgggcaggaagggggtaaaagtgcctggtattgaggtggttaatgaataaaaaaaaagaaacagtaaagttagcacattttttttttttttttgtatgatgtgaAAGATGATGATACACTGTGAGATatttgtgatctttattctaagcaaaaaaatagtgATTCTTATTTttgccagaattgtgcagctctatccCAGGCTAAATGTCTTTGTTGTCGCATGAACAGTACTCTTCATGAGAAGCACCTGAACCATCATTCGGAGGGGCGgccacacacttttttttccatatagTGTATAATGGATTTAAAACTGTACATTAGAAGATTAGATTTGAGCTTTTGCTACGTTGTCTTTTTCTTGCAGGAGAATGGAAAATGCATCACCAAGTTGGAGAGCATGGGTTTCCGCGTAGGGCAAGGATTGATAGAGAGGTAAGCGccgatgacactttttttgaccAGAGTGGAATTCGGTAATTTACTGCTTTTGGAACCAGATGAAGTCATTGGGGGTCCGAACacctaagcctgggttcacactgtgtcGGACACAGCATGTGATTCAAAAAGGAATCGCACCGCATTTCTATTCAAAAATagaaacctgctctctattttctcgtcgggtttccTGGCAGAGtgttttctgccgagaaaaccgttcgtctgtatgcttacctgtcccaggtaaacctGCGCATACTCGATAAGAGTtggacgcatgcacggtagcatacaagtttagtgtggggtgtagcaagatgacggcatcgaatgtgatgagcgccggCTTGTCGTAGTCAACGACGTCGTCGCGTGTTCTTGCCATGCAAAAGAACGgcgattcttttgaatggccgtctgtatgcacggctttgcaagaaaagcttaCCGGGAATCCTGTCAGGCATACcggagtttttttcctgacgggattcccggccgtgtgtacagggtctTAGAGAGATAGCCGAAGCATCCAGTGTGTATGATGCCTAAGGCACTGAAAGTGTTTAATATGTTTCTGATGAGATCTCACAAGGCTGGGATAGGCTGTCTATAAAAGCAAGTATTGTATATATTGAAGTAATAAAATATCTGCACTAAATAGTCTGCTTGTACGGAGTCAGCAGTGACTGATTCCAGAGAAACAATAGTTCTGCTTCCCCAACTTTACTAAGAATTCTTACATTGTGTAATATACTTCAGAGGAAATGTCTAATGCTTCATGCACACGTAAcggtttacaacctctcctgaacggtttaatttgacagatagtaaccgacatttaaaaacgtctgttttgtCGAGTTTCCATGCCGCGTTTTGCGTTTTAgaagcgtttttattttttttattttaaaaattaaagCGCCTGTAGACGAAACGTGAGTTACTGCGTTTACAAGaatttggcgtttcaaatgcctctgaacatctgtcctaaacgcattattttttttttttttttttttttttcgctttccaaaaaatgcttctaaactcaactgcctaaaaacgactataaacgaccctgtgtacatgtactgataagataaccgGAGGGGAGtttaggggcagctgaaaaaaacacccaactgctcctaaatgtccgtttaccagcagcagtgtacatgaggtgaAAAaggactacagcgctactaacaaatAATCTCAAAGAAATCACACAAAAAATAACGAAATAATACAGCTGCAATCAAaaacggtgaactaaaccaaatAGTGAATGAATAAAATGCTGGATCGTTccttaacacagggaacagacgatcagtgacagccacactaggaagcacagaAGACGGAGTCACGcagatactttgtatgaacagaaTCAAACCGATGTTAATGAAGCAAAAACAGAAGGTCGAAGTGAATTAATACCAACCATTAAGTTCAGACATTGCTGCCTATTACGAAACCGACGCTGCATTGTTGCATATCTCTGTCCGCAATTATGGGCTTGTAGATGGCTATTTAACAGGCTGAGTTGCCGTCTGTCACGTAGAATatccatgattaagtcacgtgacgagtgacgatacgtgtgggggaggagcctacagtgacgaACCATCAGATGTCTATCCCGAGTGAGGAGTCCATTTAAACTGAGCGGCAACATACCCTGTCTATAATATAAGCGAGGATACGTGAGTGCACAAAGTGCAGCTtttatccacatctatatggtacaatattgcgctatgtttccttttctcctcttttgcatgtgactgaatgaaactggaaacatctgatcgctgctggaggttgttgtaacctgatcacattgaagtgagagcttggcaattagggaaggagcactgcagactgactgattcaatcatcaggactttttcatgatctattcacatatatattattatgggGTTTTTTCacctagtttttttgttttttatatatgaacGATTCATattgcacatgagttaatacgagcgcatcaGCATTTTattcagtgtacatgaggccttacagCTAAGAGATAGAAATGTATATTATTCAGATTTCACTGTAAAATCGCACGGTCACATCTACCACTCCTTGCTTCTGGCTAGAAATGTTTTATTGTTCAAATGGATTTATGTTCCTATCAGGTTTACCAAAGACACCGCAAGGTTCAAAGATGAATTGGACATCATGAAGTTTGTCTGCAAAGACTTCTGGACTACAGTATTCAAAAAGCAAATTGATAATCTGCGGACCAATCACCAGGTGAGACCTAAGAGGCCCCGCCCTCATCCTTGTTGGGGATCTTTGCAGTCTAAGCAAACAGAGTAAGCTGACAATGGAAAGTACACATTGCATGCTCCAGCTGGGTAGCTACGTCACACACAAGTGGAAAACCCAAGAGCCGAGGTTTGCACAAATATCCAGTCCTCCTATTTCTATACTGCTCAGATGCTGTGTTGTAGCAGCCAATGATCCAGGGATCCCTGTAGCAATTTAAACCTGAACTCCAGGCAATCTGCTAAATACATACTgtagatcaggggtaggcaaccagtagccctccagctgttgtggaactacatttcctatgagGCGTTGcgaggctggcagttacaattacccccagaggcatgatgggacttgtagttctgcaacagctggagggccccaggttgcctacccctgctgtagATGAAATACATATACAAGAGTAATTTGgcctgcctattgatttcaatttcTGCCCACCCAGTTCTGACATTTACACAGTTTTTCCCCACAGCACAGCCACCTACAGGTCTTCTTTGCACCCTCActatggggattatttactaaagctggagagcgcaaaatcaggctcacttctgcatagaaatcaatccgcttccaggttttattgccaaagcttaattatgAGGTTAGAAgaggattggtttctatacagaaatGAGCCTGATTTTTAAACCCCAATATGACTGGACagggaaaggagaagcagcagagtaatgagctcatctctctgtgtacttCATACTGGCATCCTTCTTGCGTTGCAGCACACCCGAATGGCTCCTTCTGCTGCATTTCCCTCCACCTCTATGAGCTCTGCTTTACAGTAGAGTGATTGGATGAGCGGAGAGGAGGAGTGGTTTAACATTTCATCCATTCACAGAACGCTTTGTATTCAGTAAAGGAATACAAGGACTTTTGTGAAAGGCTAGAATAAAACAGAAATTTTTAGCATCTCCAGCCGCCACTTGGACATTGTTGGCAAATATTACACATAACTTCTCTGGACCTAttggtgctggctgctggggattTATTATTGCTGGTGAGGATCTGTTTTTGTGTAAGGGTCtactgttgctggtgggggatgtattgttaTAGGCTGCTggtgggtctattgatgctgactgctgggagatctgttgttgctgcttggaggtgtctattgttgctggtgtggATCTTTTGTTACTGGGTGTGGTATTTTGTggtgggaggtctattgttgtatggaggggtctattgttgctgggggggagtCCATTGTTGCACAGGGAGTCTATTGTTTGGtgtatctattgttgctggctgcaggggatttattttactgcttttatagtctatcattaacaaattccataca
This window of the Rana temporaria chromosome 13, aRanTem1.1, whole genome shotgun sequence genome carries:
- the TRAPPC6B gene encoding trafficking protein particle complex subunit 6B; translated protein: MNKQDMAEEALFLLLHNEIVSCVYKAGEQGEVENGKCITKLESMGFRVGQGLIERFTKDTARFKDELDIMKFVCKDFWTTVFKKQIDNLRTNHQGIYVLQDNKFRLITQMSAGKQYLEHAPKYLAFTCGLIRGGLSNLGIRSIVTAEVSVMPACKFQVMIQKL